The Gemella haemolysans genome includes a region encoding these proteins:
- a CDS encoding YeiH family protein produces MERFKSVNFYYTLGIMLIISLVAKYLAQVPALKLFGHLVIALVIGMSLQASKGLKEQVKADIPFISNKFLRLGIILLGFKLALDRLLSEGKKTLIVAFFIVLFMVTLTYFMCRAFKVDHELSLLSSCGCGICGAAAVMGVSGQLRAKTDNSVLAVAVVAILGTVFTLIEVTLQPYLGLDTYNYGVFTGGSLHEIAHAVAAGGAGGQVALDAAILTKLSRVLMLIVVVGILIVVNKKTQDETKGKVPMPYFILGFIFMSILGSYVTFLKPLAPFFVDAAYVFLGMAMAALGMSVNFKVIKERGVRVFTACLLSSVILMVVCYFVARFIF; encoded by the coding sequence ATGGAAAGATTCAAGAGTGTTAATTTTTATTATACCTTAGGTATAATGTTGATTATTTCGTTAGTAGCAAAATATCTTGCTCAAGTACCTGCATTAAAATTGTTTGGACATTTGGTAATAGCACTTGTTATCGGTATGTCATTGCAAGCGTCAAAAGGATTAAAAGAGCAGGTTAAGGCAGATATTCCGTTTATAAGTAATAAATTTTTACGGCTTGGAATAATTTTATTAGGATTCAAGTTAGCGTTAGATAGACTTCTATCAGAAGGTAAAAAGACGTTGATTGTAGCGTTCTTTATCGTGTTATTCATGGTAACTTTAACTTACTTTATGTGTCGAGCTTTTAAAGTGGATCATGAACTTTCATTGCTTTCTTCATGTGGTTGCGGTATTTGTGGTGCTGCGGCAGTTATGGGGGTAAGTGGACAACTTCGAGCGAAAACAGATAACAGCGTTCTTGCGGTTGCGGTTGTTGCGATACTAGGTACAGTATTTACTTTAATAGAAGTAACCTTACAACCATACCTGGGGCTTGATACTTACAACTACGGAGTATTTACAGGAGGGAGCCTTCATGAAATAGCTCACGCAGTTGCGGCTGGAGGAGCAGGTGGACAAGTGGCGCTTGATGCTGCAATTCTTACTAAATTATCACGTGTTCTTATGCTTATTGTTGTTGTAGGTATACTGATTGTAGTTAACAAAAAAACTCAAGATGAAACAAAAGGAAAAGTTCCAATGCCGTACTTTATTCTAGGTTTTATCTTTATGAGTATTTTAGGAAGTTATGTTACTTTCTTAAAACCGTTAGCTCCATTTTTTGTAGATGCTGCATATGTATTTTTAGGTATGGCGATGGCAGCTTTAGGGATGAGTGTTAACTTCAAAGTTATTAAAGAACGTGGTGTAAGAGTATTTACAGCGTGTTTATTATCGTCTGTTATTTTAATGGTAGTTTGTTACTTTGTAGCTAGATTTATCTTTTAG
- a CDS encoding ZmpA/ZmpB/ZmpC family metallo-endopeptidase produces the protein MKKENFKKRQNFSIRKYKMGACSVLLGTSLFLSLNYTDEVKAAEVQEVTTHAVDKDSLSEQIKNQLKVFEENKIEVEEGKEYYFVYRKNNLLPNTGHIPTGTLALGGALLLVCLTLIKKKKGKLIFLVSMLTVSGNLSQVMAFEDFKEIQPVMIKTSIGGMLPSPEEIPGYSFTGYYFEIGKTYTNKSSSIKIGKQGEFTPGVVEEKIGVEEKVVVSEKGEPLVQPENPIGVVSEKGEPLVQPENPIGVVSEKGEPLVQPENPIGVVSEKGEPLVQPESPIGVVSEKGKPLVQPENPEAVVSEKGESLVQPENPELEVKPTPEQPIPDVKPLPDEKPIPDEKPVPEEEDKVDVKPTIPNPITTEKELDYKTIYKASSDLNYTGQQEETPGEKGKEVTTTSYTLDKSTGKIVENISTKIEKQPVNRVVKVGNVEKIVRPIEITELKKDDSELPKGKEVIKEVGEEGEITTTKTYEVNPETGKLTNSTEKTETTRAMRQKVILVGTKENKPHLLPVNSELENAVNVTEASSRMKTINLLTDEKLKSQLTPSDTEINRDLYLKRKELQKTNPAITDAEVKEVLRKEYLEKLSIKETLEETKTDLDARLKKVAAHTLSIIGDTPQNREKVKRDIEDNKEKILLGLSYINRFYNIDFGDTNIRDILAYNPSSFGKKNVTSLEWLKHLGSMSYDELKLTNSPKTFEKYFEKITDKPTLLEFLDYNRTTFTNMDGDTWLKKASRAIVVEKTSKQKSDEKVGLYTKLTTDPEKYGAEGLQINNRKQQNIATLLGLVNIKEPSVYAITNIATVTYGNIGTYMDTSLEKTNKAKYTEDLNKVKELIELTATRQANYVDTLYRITKAENRSKLITNRVIVDTMKKYTPNEFAGIATTWSKESGPTADKGVKDFMTPLGLYSPSQIVGAEANGVGVRYFIDRVLDDRGSATYSHEMTHLLDRTVLFNNHGRRDGTAAEFYARGIFENSYTPEKDTYFNLNFVYDESNKNGFYNKKPDRFKTDADLKSYMHGSFDVLYSLDYLEAEATSKLSVEDKTKYFKKITPIKTTGVRTPVTYANPAVQATHNSERISEITLDEARKLSDINSLIDNNILVNRYIINGFNGKGDVKANGYYFVDMFDTIFGVSENDKGMSGDITFRKQAFELMGALGYYEGFVPYVSNQYKNQAEAAGKPLSDKYIFEKILGKSYVAFKKDQINERVAKLDRLKSITINYNGREEVINSPAKLKQLMEQAVRDEVAQIKAGNTTAAKLSYIETPVQKLKKEIYKAYLKQSQDFTESIYKN, from the coding sequence ATGAAGAAAGAGAATTTTAAAAAAAGACAGAATTTCTCAATAAGGAAGTATAAGATGGGAGCTTGTTCAGTGTTATTAGGAACAAGTTTGTTTTTATCTTTAAACTATACTGATGAAGTAAAAGCGGCAGAAGTGCAAGAGGTTACCACTCACGCGGTAGATAAGGATAGTTTATCAGAACAAATAAAAAATCAATTGAAAGTTTTTGAAGAAAATAAAATAGAAGTAGAAGAAGGCAAAGAATATTATTTTGTTTATAGAAAAAATAATTTATTACCGAATACTGGTCATATTCCAACAGGAACGTTAGCTCTAGGTGGAGCATTGTTATTGGTGTGTTTAACGTTGATTAAAAAGAAAAAAGGGAAATTGATCTTTTTAGTTAGTATGTTAACTGTCAGTGGTAATTTAAGTCAAGTGATGGCTTTTGAAGATTTTAAAGAAATCCAACCAGTGATGATAAAAACTTCAATAGGTGGAATGTTGCCAAGTCCAGAGGAAATACCTGGTTATAGTTTTACGGGTTACTATTTTGAAATAGGGAAAACATATACAAACAAAAGTAGTTCTATCAAGATAGGAAAACAAGGAGAGTTTACTCCTGGAGTAGTAGAGGAAAAAATCGGTGTAGAGGAGAAAGTTGTAGTAAGTGAGAAAGGAGAACCATTAGTACAGCCTGAGAATCCGATAGGTGTAGTAAGCGAGAAAGGCGAACCCTTAGTACAACCAGAGAATCCGATAGGTGTAGTAAGCGAGAAAGGCGAACCATTAGTACAGCCTGAGAATCCGATAGGTGTAGTAAGCGAGAAAGGCGAACCATTAGTACAGCCTGAGAGTCCGATAGGTGTAGTAAGTGAGAAAGGCAAACCTTTAGTACAACCTGAGAATCCAGAAGCAGTAGTAAGTGAGAAAGGAGAATCTTTAGTGCAACCTGAGAATCCAGAGTTAGAGGTAAAACCAACTCCGGAACAACCGATACCAGATGTAAAGCCACTGCCAGATGAAAAACCAATTCCAGACGAAAAACCAGTACCGGAGGAAGAGGATAAAGTAGACGTAAAGCCGACTATACCAAATCCAATAACTACCGAAAAAGAACTGGACTATAAAACAATTTATAAAGCATCGTCAGATCTAAATTATACTGGGCAACAAGAAGAAACACCAGGGGAAAAAGGTAAGGAAGTGACTACTACTTCATATACTCTTGATAAATCTACTGGAAAAATAGTAGAAAATATTTCTACAAAAATAGAAAAACAACCAGTAAATAGAGTTGTTAAAGTTGGGAATGTTGAGAAAATAGTAAGACCTATAGAAATCACTGAATTGAAAAAAGACGATTCTGAGCTTCCGAAAGGAAAAGAAGTTATTAAAGAAGTAGGAGAAGAAGGTGAAATAACAACGACTAAAACTTATGAAGTTAATCCTGAAACTGGAAAATTAACTAATTCAACAGAAAAAACTGAAACAACTAGAGCTATGCGACAAAAAGTAATCTTAGTTGGAACTAAAGAAAACAAACCGCATTTACTACCAGTTAATAGCGAATTAGAAAATGCAGTGAATGTAACAGAAGCTAGTTCTAGAATGAAAACTATAAATTTATTAACGGATGAAAAATTAAAATCACAACTAACGCCATCAGATACAGAAATAAATCGAGATTTATACTTGAAACGAAAAGAACTACAAAAAACTAATCCAGCTATAACTGATGCAGAAGTAAAAGAAGTTTTACGAAAAGAGTATCTAGAAAAATTATCAATTAAAGAAACGTTAGAAGAGACTAAAACAGATTTAGATGCTAGGTTGAAAAAAGTTGCGGCGCACACGTTGAGCATTATTGGAGACACTCCACAAAATAGAGAAAAAGTAAAACGTGATATTGAAGATAATAAAGAGAAAATACTATTAGGATTATCATATATAAATAGATTTTATAATATTGATTTTGGTGATACTAATATTCGTGATATATTAGCGTATAACCCAAGTTCGTTTGGTAAGAAAAATGTTACTTCTCTAGAATGGTTAAAACATCTTGGATCTATGAGCTATGATGAACTGAAACTTACTAATAGTCCAAAAACATTTGAGAAATATTTCGAGAAAATCACAGACAAACCAACATTATTAGAATTCTTAGATTACAATAGAACTACATTTACTAATATGGATGGGGACACGTGGTTGAAGAAAGCTAGTCGAGCTATTGTAGTTGAAAAAACTTCGAAACAAAAATCTGATGAAAAGGTCGGGTTATATACTAAATTAACTACTGATCCTGAAAAGTATGGAGCTGAAGGACTTCAAATAAATAATAGAAAACAACAAAATATTGCTACATTGTTAGGTTTGGTGAACATTAAAGAACCAAGCGTGTATGCTATAACTAATATAGCGACGGTAACCTACGGAAACATCGGAACATATATGGATACTTCTTTAGAGAAAACAAATAAAGCTAAGTACACCGAAGATCTTAATAAGGTTAAAGAATTGATAGAACTAACAGCGACAAGACAAGCTAATTATGTTGATACTTTATATAGAATAACAAAAGCAGAAAATCGCTCGAAACTAATTACCAATAGAGTGATTGTAGATACGATGAAAAAATATACGCCTAATGAGTTTGCTGGAATAGCGACAACATGGTCTAAAGAATCAGGACCAACAGCAGATAAAGGGGTTAAAGATTTCATGACTCCTCTAGGGCTGTACTCACCATCACAAATTGTAGGTGCAGAAGCAAACGGTGTGGGTGTACGTTACTTCATAGATAGAGTTCTAGATGATAGGGGATCAGCGACTTATTCTCATGAAATGACGCATTTGTTAGATAGAACGGTATTATTCAATAATCATGGTCGTCGAGATGGTACAGCTGCGGAATTTTATGCTCGAGGAATCTTCGAAAATTCGTATACACCAGAAAAAGATACATATTTCAACTTAAACTTCGTTTATGATGAAAGTAATAAGAATGGATTTTATAATAAAAAACCAGATAGATTTAAGACGGATGCAGATTTGAAATCTTATATGCATGGAAGTTTTGATGTACTATATAGTTTAGATTATCTAGAAGCGGAAGCGACAAGTAAGCTTTCAGTAGAAGATAAAACTAAATACTTCAAAAAAATAACGCCGATAAAAACAACAGGGGTGAGAACACCTGTAACATATGCAAATCCAGCAGTTCAAGCTACGCATAATAGTGAAAGAATCTCAGAAATCACTTTAGATGAAGCAAGAAAGCTATCGGATATCAATAGTCTAATTGACAATAACATTCTTGTGAATCGTTATATTATAAATGGATTTAATGGCAAAGGTGATGTAAAAGCTAATGGATATTATTTTGTAGATATGTTTGATACGATTTTCGGAGTTAGTGAAAATGATAAAGGTATGAGTGGGGATATTACATTCAGAAAACAAGCCTTTGAACTTATGGGAGCCTTAGGCTATTATGAAGGATTTGTACCTTATGTATCGAATCAATATAAAAACCAAGCTGAAGCAGCAGGTAAACCGTTATCTGATAAATATATTTTCGAAAAAATCTTAGGAAAATCATATGTAGCCTTCAAAAAAGATCAAATTAATGAACGTGTTGCAAAATTAGATAGGTTGAAATCTATTACGATAAATTACAACGGAAGAGAAGAAGTAATAAACAGCCCAGCGAAACTAAAACAGCTTATGGAGCAGGCTGTTCGTGATGAAGTAGCTCAAATAAAAGCAGGAAACACAACAGCGGCGAAACTTTCGTATATAGAAACTCCAGTACAAAAACTTAAAAAAGAAATATACAAAGCATACTTAAAACAATCACAAGACTTTACAGAGTCTATTTATAAAAATTAA
- a CDS encoding 1-phosphofructokinase family hexose kinase encodes MYYTITLNPAVDMLTTANNFALGKLNRTQEAKYVVGGKGINISILLNNVGVDSKAWGFVAGFTGYFIKSELDKLGVKHDFVETSGATRINMKLTTETETEINGQSSSVNLDNVSDFFAKLEVLTEEDVVFLSGNVIAGMGVEDFKAIAKKVSESGATLVVDSNKELVLDTLEYRPFVVKPNEFELGEMFGVTLNSIEEILQYAEKLQERGAKNVLVSRGADGALLLTENKEVFEVNVAKGKIVSTVAAGDSMLAMFVAKYNETKDYQEALRYASAAGGATSFSVGVGSKRLIEELLPQIDVKKLK; translated from the coding sequence GTGTATTATACAATTACTTTAAACCCAGCTGTTGATATGCTGACGACGGCGAACAATTTCGCACTTGGAAAATTAAATAGAACACAAGAAGCGAAGTACGTGGTAGGTGGAAAAGGAATTAACATCTCAATATTACTGAATAATGTTGGTGTTGATAGTAAAGCTTGGGGATTCGTTGCTGGATTTACAGGGTATTTTATAAAATCAGAACTAGATAAACTAGGTGTAAAACATGATTTTGTAGAAACAAGTGGAGCTACTAGAATCAACATGAAGTTAACTACAGAAACTGAGACTGAAATTAACGGTCAAAGTAGTAGTGTAAACCTAGATAACGTGAGTGACTTCTTTGCGAAGTTAGAAGTATTAACTGAAGAAGATGTAGTATTTTTATCTGGTAATGTTATCGCGGGAATGGGTGTAGAAGACTTCAAAGCTATTGCGAAGAAAGTATCGGAGTCAGGTGCTACGTTAGTAGTAGATAGTAATAAAGAATTAGTGTTAGACACACTAGAGTACAGACCATTTGTAGTTAAACCGAATGAATTTGAACTTGGAGAAATGTTCGGTGTAACTTTAAATAGTATCGAAGAAATCTTACAATATGCTGAAAAATTACAGGAACGTGGAGCGAAAAACGTACTTGTTTCACGTGGAGCAGACGGAGCTTTATTACTAACTGAGAACAAAGAAGTATTCGAAGTTAACGTAGCTAAAGGTAAGATAGTGTCTACTGTTGCGGCAGGAGATAGTATGCTTGCGATGTTCGTTGCGAAATACAACGAAACAAAAGATTACCAAGAAGCTCTGCGTTATGCATCAGCTGCAGGTGGTGCAACATCATTCTCAGTAGGAGTAGGAAGTAAACGATTAATAGAAGAATTACTACCACAGATTGATGTTAAAAAATTAAAATAA
- a CDS encoding PTS fructose transporter subunit IIABC: protein MKLTDVLNYDLVQFGFRAADKKEALDKLTSMLVEKNIIASKDNFLNALLAREAQSTTGVGENVAIPHAKSADFDRAMIVYAKSNEGVEWESFDGQPAKHIFMICAPDGGADEHLKALASLSQALMDTDVKAGLDAATTKADVEKVFADFVAKTEAPKEEEKPAVPSGEKPYIIAVTACPTGIAHTFMAAEKIKETAKAMGLDVKVETNGQIGVENKLTKEDIERAVGIIVAADKKVEVARFDGRPTIMTKVADGINKPEELIQTILDGKAPIYKHDGAAEASEDSSANESIGRRAYKHLMEGVSNMLPFVVAGGILIALSFIWGINSFDPKDPSYNKVAEVLFYFGKISFSMMLPILAGFIGRSIADRPGFIVGMIGGILADPSILSLKSDLLAYTPSGFLGALVAGFLAGGIIHALKIAFSWMPRSLDGIKPIFLFPILGSLIMGLLMIFLINAPMASVMEGLKHFIESLNGSGKFILGFVVAAMMAIDMGGPINKAAYVTGTALLTSAGSAGSDVMAAVMIGGMVPPLAIAVSATINKNIWPKAQRSGAIVNYVMGLSFITEGAIPFAASNPARVIPPLFISSGIAGALSMTFGAVSKAPHGGIFAIAAGAVSNPLMYLLALVIGAVLGALLLIASLSFGKKIVK from the coding sequence ATGAAATTAACAGATGTTCTAAATTATGACTTAGTTCAGTTCGGATTCAGAGCTGCTGATAAAAAAGAAGCTCTGGACAAACTAACAAGCATGTTAGTGGAAAAAAATATTATTGCAAGTAAAGATAATTTTTTAAACGCATTACTAGCTCGTGAAGCTCAATCAACTACAGGAGTAGGAGAAAACGTAGCTATCCCTCACGCTAAAAGTGCAGACTTCGACAGAGCGATGATCGTTTATGCAAAAAGTAACGAAGGTGTTGAGTGGGAAAGTTTTGACGGACAACCTGCAAAACATATCTTTATGATCTGTGCACCAGACGGAGGAGCAGACGAACACCTTAAAGCTCTAGCTTCATTATCACAAGCTCTTATGGATACAGATGTAAAAGCAGGATTAGATGCAGCTACAACTAAAGCAGACGTAGAAAAAGTATTCGCTGACTTCGTAGCGAAAACAGAAGCTCCAAAAGAAGAAGAAAAACCAGCTGTTCCAAGTGGAGAAAAACCATATATCATTGCGGTAACAGCTTGTCCAACAGGTATTGCCCACACATTCATGGCTGCTGAGAAAATCAAAGAAACAGCTAAAGCGATGGGGCTAGATGTTAAAGTAGAAACAAACGGTCAAATTGGTGTAGAAAATAAACTCACAAAAGAAGATATCGAAAGAGCAGTGGGAATTATCGTTGCAGCGGATAAAAAAGTAGAAGTTGCGCGTTTTGATGGACGTCCAACAATTATGACAAAAGTAGCTGACGGAATTAACAAACCAGAAGAACTTATCCAAACAATCTTAGATGGGAAAGCTCCTATTTACAAACACGACGGAGCAGCAGAAGCTTCAGAAGATTCTTCAGCAAATGAAAGTATCGGACGTCGTGCTTACAAACACCTAATGGAAGGTGTAAGTAACATGCTACCATTCGTAGTAGCTGGTGGTATTCTTATCGCGTTATCATTCATCTGGGGTATTAACTCATTTGATCCGAAAGACCCATCTTACAATAAAGTTGCAGAAGTATTATTCTACTTCGGTAAAATCTCATTTAGTATGATGTTACCAATCCTAGCCGGATTCATCGGTCGTTCTATCGCTGACCGTCCAGGATTTATCGTTGGTATGATCGGTGGTATTTTAGCAGACCCAAGTATTTTAAGTCTGAAAAGTGATTTATTAGCATACACTCCTTCAGGGTTCTTAGGAGCGTTAGTAGCAGGGTTCTTAGCTGGTGGAATTATCCACGCATTAAAAATTGCATTCAGCTGGATGCCTCGTTCATTAGATGGTATTAAACCAATCTTCTTATTCCCTATCTTAGGTTCACTAATTATGGGACTATTAATGATCTTCCTAATCAATGCGCCGATGGCAAGTGTTATGGAAGGATTAAAACACTTTATCGAAAGTCTTAACGGAAGCGGTAAGTTCATACTTGGATTCGTAGTAGCTGCGATGATGGCTATAGACATGGGTGGTCCAATTAACAAAGCTGCTTACGTAACAGGTACAGCTCTACTAACATCTGCAGGTTCAGCAGGAAGTGATGTAATGGCTGCGGTTATGATCGGTGGTATGGTACCTCCATTAGCAATCGCTGTATCAGCAACAATCAACAAAAACATCTGGCCAAAAGCTCAACGTAGTGGAGCGATAGTGAACTACGTAATGGGGTTATCATTTATAACAGAAGGAGCTATTCCATTCGCAGCAAGTAATCCAGCGCGTGTTATTCCACCATTATTCATCTCAAGTGGTATCGCTGGAGCTTTAAGTATGACTTTTGGTGCTGTATCAAAAGCCCCTCACGGAGGAATCTTTGCTATCGCTGCAGGTGCTGTAAGTAACCCACTTATGTATCTATTAGCTTTAGTAATCGGAGCAGTATTAGGTGCATTACTATTAATCGCATCATTAAGTTTTGGGAAAAAGATAGTAAAATAA
- a CDS encoding nitronate monooxygenase, translating to MTITKLLGIKYPVFQGAMAQIARYELVSAVSNAGALGILASGGVSPEELRKEIQQCKILTDKPFGVNLMLMMHNIDEIIDVVIEEGVKIVTTGAGTPRKYMPRLKEAGIKVIPVIPSVKAAVKMEELGCDAVVVEGMEAGGHVGTSTTMALLPQVTSAVNIPVIAAGGIADGRGMAAAYCLGASGVQMGTVFLASEECPISTEYKNIILEAVDTSTTLTGEKFRAPVRGIKNELTKRYHELEGKSSTLMELEELTLGSLRRAVYDGDVENGSVMAGQIAGLVSELRPVKTIIEETVEEAREVLRKTEI from the coding sequence ATGACGATTACAAAATTATTAGGGATAAAGTATCCGGTATTTCAAGGGGCTATGGCTCAAATAGCTAGATATGAACTTGTTTCAGCGGTATCGAATGCAGGGGCGTTAGGTATTTTAGCTTCAGGAGGAGTAAGTCCAGAAGAACTTCGTAAAGAAATTCAGCAATGTAAAATACTTACAGATAAACCTTTCGGTGTTAACCTTATGCTTATGATGCACAATATTGATGAAATAATAGATGTTGTTATCGAAGAAGGTGTAAAAATTGTCACAACAGGAGCGGGTACTCCGAGAAAATACATGCCACGTTTAAAAGAAGCAGGAATAAAAGTAATTCCTGTAATTCCTTCGGTAAAAGCTGCGGTGAAAATGGAAGAATTAGGTTGTGACGCGGTTGTTGTAGAAGGTATGGAAGCAGGAGGACACGTGGGAACTAGTACTACGATGGCACTGTTGCCACAGGTGACAAGTGCTGTAAATATTCCGGTTATTGCAGCTGGAGGGATTGCGGATGGTCGTGGAATGGCAGCTGCATATTGTTTAGGAGCAAGTGGAGTCCAGATGGGAACTGTATTCTTAGCTTCTGAAGAGTGTCCAATCTCTACAGAGTATAAAAACATAATCTTAGAAGCGGTTGACACATCAACTACGCTAACAGGAGAAAAATTCAGAGCACCTGTCCGAGGTATTAAAAATGAACTTACGAAAAGATATCATGAATTGGAAGGAAAATCTTCAACACTTATGGAATTAGAAGAATTGACACTAGGTTCATTAAGAAGAGCGGTTTATGATGGAGATGTTGAAAATGGTTCTGTTATGGCAGGGCAAATCGCAGGGTTAGTAAGTGAACTTCGACCAGTTAAAACTATAATAGAAGAAACTGTAGAAGAAGCAAGAGAAGTTTTGAGAAAAACAGAAATATAG
- a CDS encoding DUF805 domain-containing protein, translated as MIDQRRKHVTYGSSFKDFFKGFVDFTGYTSVSGHWFPVGSILGGLILLTVIVFQGMFSSLTSIGRKSSRSSDYLLSGGALSDGVSTLQTGLAFGIFIIIAGLILILPLTASFTRRLRDVGFATWGIVILIALYYILSYFSVYLLTPVYAIVFFFVLMSLPSNAVETNSNNEFARFFLRQTPQAQQYYSQFANPFGQPVQYDQFGNPIPNQPQFNNGMNQGFQGQAPQGFNPNAPQGRPQQGFQGQTPQGFNPNAPQGHPQQGFQGQVPQGFNPNAPQGRPQQGFQGQAPQGFNPNAQHGGQPQGFNPNAQYGGQPQGFNPNAQHGGQPQGFNPNAQHGGQPQGFNPNAQHGGQPQGFNPNAQQGVQEQAVVNEVQEEQQVQASQEVNVAPEQHVEVAPQVETAPVVETPTPQVEETHQVETVAVAGGARSRRLQKLNRAEEEVAFKKRR; from the coding sequence ATGATAGACCAAAGACGTAAACATGTTACTTATGGTTCTTCTTTTAAAGACTTCTTTAAAGGTTTCGTGGACTTCACAGGTTATACATCTGTATCTGGACACTGGTTTCCTGTAGGGAGTATTTTAGGAGGACTTATCTTACTAACAGTTATAGTATTCCAAGGTATGTTTTCTTCACTTACTAGTATTGGTAGAAAATCAAGCCGCAGCTCAGATTACCTACTTAGTGGAGGAGCGTTAAGTGATGGAGTATCTACTCTTCAAACAGGATTAGCATTCGGAATATTTATTATTATAGCTGGACTTATTTTAATTTTACCTCTAACTGCAAGTTTTACAAGAAGGCTACGTGATGTAGGTTTTGCAACATGGGGAATTGTTATTTTAATAGCTTTATATTACATTTTAAGTTATTTCTCAGTGTATTTATTAACTCCGGTTTATGCTATTGTATTCTTCTTTGTGTTAATGTCACTACCGTCAAATGCGGTAGAAACTAACTCAAACAATGAGTTTGCTAGATTTTTCTTAAGACAAACACCGCAAGCTCAACAATACTATAGCCAATTTGCAAATCCATTTGGACAACCAGTTCAATATGATCAATTCGGTAATCCAATTCCGAATCAACCACAATTTAATAATGGTATGAATCAAGGATTCCAAGGACAAGCACCACAAGGATTCAATCCAAACGCACCACAAGGACGCCCGCAACAAGGCTTCCAAGGACAAACACCACAAGGATTCAATCCAAATGCACCACAAGGACACCCACAACAAGGCTTCCAAGGACAAGTACCACAAGGATTTAATCCGAATGCACCACAAGGACGTCCACAACAAGGATTCCAAGGGCAAGCGCCACAAGGATTCAATCCAAACGCGCAACACGGAGGACAACCACAAGGGTTCAATCCAAACGCGCAATACGGAGGACAACCACAAGGGTTCAATCCAAACGCGCAACATGGAGGACAACCACAAGGATTCAATCCAAATGCGCAACATGGAGGACAACCACAAGGGTTCAATCCAAATGCGCAACACGGAGGACAACCACAAGGGTTCAATCCAAATGCACAACAAGGAGTACAAGAACAAGCTGTTGTGAATGAAGTTCAAGAAGAACAACAAGTGCAAGCTTCTCAAGAAGTGAATGTTGCACCAGAACAACACGTAGAGGTAGCGCCACAAGTGGAAACTGCGCCAGTAGTAGAAACTCCAACTCCTCAAGTTGAAGAAACTCACCAAGTAGAAACTGTAGCAGTTGCTGGTGGAGCAAGAAGTAGAAGACTTCAAAAGTTGAATAGAGCTGAAGAAGAAGTTGCCTTTAAAAAAAGAAGATAA
- a CDS encoding DeoR/GlpR family DNA-binding transcription regulator — translation MVNERWNKILDLLDKKGSSNIRELMEHCSVSEATIRRDLTNLEEQNLLYRTHGGAMKRSAARGSEESVQVKRAEFLQEKREVAKYICENILESGQTIYLDAGTSTYEMIDYLRDRRITVVTNSTYHLPKLINNKIHTIILGGTIKHSTQAVIGSVAIEQLKKYSFDICFVGCNGIDETFGVTTAEENEAFIKATAIKNSKRKYILADKSKFGHRKFQKFAELDDVTIVSYEVPKEYKRYKNIIEVKNLKED, via the coding sequence TTGGTAAATGAAAGATGGAATAAAATTTTAGATTTGTTGGATAAAAAAGGATCTTCGAATATAAGAGAACTTATGGAACACTGTAGTGTATCGGAAGCAACTATTAGACGAGATCTTACAAATTTAGAAGAACAGAATTTATTATATAGAACTCATGGTGGTGCGATGAAACGTTCTGCAGCTCGTGGTAGTGAAGAAAGTGTTCAAGTAAAGCGCGCAGAATTTCTACAAGAAAAAAGAGAAGTAGCAAAGTATATTTGTGAAAATATCTTAGAATCTGGTCAGACGATTTATCTCGATGCGGGGACGTCAACATATGAAATGATTGATTATCTTCGTGATAGGAGGATAACGGTCGTTACAAATTCAACGTATCATCTGCCGAAACTTATTAATAACAAAATCCATACTATTATACTAGGTGGAACGATAAAACATTCTACTCAAGCTGTCATAGGTTCGGTCGCTATCGAGCAACTGAAAAAATATAGCTTTGATATATGTTTTGTCGGTTGTAATGGAATAGATGAAACTTTTGGTGTTACGACTGCTGAAGAAAATGAAGCTTTTATAAAAGCTACGGCGATAAAAAATAGTAAGAGAAAATACATCCTTGCTGATAAGTCGAAATTCGGACATAGAAAATTCCAAAAATTTGCTGAGTTAGATGATGTAACTATCGTATCGTATGAAGTTCCAAAAGAGTATAAGAGGTATAAAAACATAATAGAAGTAAAAAATCTAAAGGAGGACTAA